One region of Leucoraja erinacea ecotype New England chromosome 10, Leri_hhj_1, whole genome shotgun sequence genomic DNA includes:
- the mmachc gene encoding cyanocobalamin reductase / alkylcobalamin dealkylase, whose protein sequence is MSVPIQRRLDELLSPLGFQCDPFKISWYNAVVQPCFHLQYPDDTLAFVVLSTPQMFEKAFKPFIGVMQLSTVRDPIDECVAHYFSLVGKNFPDHRIETIHDFELLPNRRPKVLVQTAAHEAGAAYYYQMKDVQKNPWGEKKLYGVCIHPRYGGWFAIRGVLIFPDVQVPSLEQKLPVDCVSTDEKKIQLLNRFNFHWQDWTYRDIIDVEERYSEEQMQYFATPPAERFKLLGLTK, encoded by the exons ATGTCTGTTCCAATACAGCGGCGCTTGGATGAGCTGTTGAGCCCATTGGGTTTCCAATGCGATCCCTTCAAG ATTAGTTGGTACAATGCAGTTGTACAACCTTGCTTTCATCTACAATATCCAGATGACACTTTGGCCTTTGTTGTTCTCAGCACACCCCAGATGTTTGAGAAAGCCTTCAAACCGTTCATTGGAGTCATGCAATTATCTACAGTTCGGGATCCTATTGATGAGTGTGTTGCTCATTATTTCTCTCTAGTGGGGAAA AATTTCCCTGATCACAGGATTGAAACCATCCATGACTTTGAGTTGCTTCCTAATCGAAGGCCAAAGGTTTTGGTACAAACAGCTGCACATGAGGCTGGAGCGGCCTATTATTACCAAATGAAAGATGTGCAGAAAAACCCCTGGGGAGAAAAA AAATTGTATGGAGTCTGCATTCATCCACGTTACGGAGGCTGGTTTGCCATACGAGGAGTCCTGATATTTCCTGATGTCCAGGTCCCATCCCTCGAGCAAAAGCTGCCTGTGGACTGCGTGTCAACCGATGAAAAAAAGATCCAACTTCTCAATAGGTTTAATTTCCACTGGCAGGATTGGACCTACAGAGATATCATTGATGTAGAGGAAAGATACTCTGAAGAGCAAATGCAGTACTTTGCTACACCTCCTGCTGAAAGATTTAAACTGCTTGGACTGACAAAATGA